A window from Rhea pennata isolate bPtePen1 chromosome 1, bPtePen1.pri, whole genome shotgun sequence encodes these proteins:
- the DDX17 gene encoding probable ATP-dependent RNA helicase DDX17 yields the protein MRGFGDRGRDRDRGGFGASRGGPLPPKKFGNPGERLRKKKWDLNELPKFEKNFYVEHPEVARLTPYEVEELRRKKEITIRGMEGCPKPVFAFHQCSFPQYVMDALMDQNFTEPTPIQCQGFPLALSGRDMVGIAQTGSGKTLAYLLPAIVHINHQPYLERGDGPICLVLAPTRELAQQVQQVADDYGKCSRLKSTCIYGGAPKGPQIRDLERGVEICIATPGRLIDFLEAGKTNLRRCTYLVLDEADRMLDMGFEPQIRKIVDQIRPDRQTLMWSATWPKEVRQLAEDFLQDYVQINVGNLELSANHNILQIVDVCMESEKDHKLIQLMEEIMAEKENKTIIFVETKRRCDDLTRRMRRDGWPAMCIHGDKSQPERDWVLNEFRSGKAPILIATDVASRGLDVEDVKFVINYDYPNSSEDYVHRIGRTARSTNKGTAYTFFTPGNLKQARELIKVLEEANQAINPKLMQLVDHRGGGGGGGGGRSRYRTSSSVNNPNLMYQEECDRRLRGVKEGRRDSGGFRDRERGDSYANGANKTYGSAYGSPNSAFGAAQSQYGYTQGSYGAAAYGTSGYGTAEYSASGYGASTTAATAGRTSQSTTQQQYAGMVGRSGQQPQPLMSQQFPQPPATNVMGYMGQTATYQYPPPPPPPPPSRK from the exons TATGAAGTTGAAGAattgagaagaaagaaagaaataacaattcGAGGAATGGAGGGCTGCCCCAAACCTGTGTTTGCGTTCCACCAGTGTAGCTTTCCAC AGTATGTGATGGATGCCTTGATGGATCAGAACTTCACAGAACCCACTCCAATTCAGTGCCAAGGCTTTCCTCTGGCTCTCAGTGGTCGTGATATGGTGGGCATTGCTCAGACTGGCTCTGGGAAAACTCTAGCG tattTGCTGCCTGCAATTGTCCACATCAACCACCAGCCATATTTGGAGAGAGGGGATGGCCCAATT TGCCTAGTTCTAGCACCTACGAGAGAGTTGGCCCAGCAAGTACAGCAGGTGGCTGATGATTATGGCAAATGTTCAAGACTGAAGAGTACCTGCATATATGGAGGAGCACCCAAAGGTCCCCAGATCAGAGATCTAGAAAGAG GTGTGGAGATCTGCATTGCTACACCAGGTCGTTTGATTGACTTTCTTGAGGCCGGAAAAACCAACCTTCGTCGGTGTACCTACCTGGTTCTGGATGAAGCAGACAGGATGTTGGATATGGGATTTGAACCTCAAATTCGTAAAATTGTTGACCAGATAAGG cctgacAGACAGACTCTGATGTGGAGTGCTACCTGGCCAAAAGAAGTGCGCCAGCTTGCCGAGGACTTCCTTCAGGACTATGTTCAGATCAATGTGGGAAACTTAGAACTGAGTGCCAACCACAATATCCTGCAGATAGTGGATGTGTGCATGGAAAGCGAGAAAGACCATAA ACTGATACAGCTGATGGAAGAGATCatggcagaaaaggaaaataagactATAATCTTTGTGGAGACAAAGAGGCGATGTGATGATCTCACTCGAAGGAtgcgcagagatgg TTGGCCAGCTATGTGTATCCATGGAGACAAGAGTCAGCCAGAAAGAGATTGGGTGCTTAATG AATTTCGTTCTGGAAAGGCTCCCATCCTCATTGCTACCGACGTGGCATCTCGTGGGCTAG ATGTGGAAGATGTTAAATTTGTGATAAACTACGACTATCCGAACAGCTCTGAAGATTATGTCCACCGTATTGGCCGTACCGCACGTAGTACCAACAAGGGTACTGCCTACACGTTCTTCACACCAGGAAACCTGAAACAGGCCAGGGAGCTTATCAAAGTGTTGGAAGAAGCCAATCAAGCCATCAACCCAAAACTGATGCAACTTGTCGACCACAGAggaggtggaggtggtggtggag GAGGTCGTTCTCGTTACCGTACAAGCAGTTCAGTAAACAACCCTAACCTGATGTACCAGGAAGAGTGTGACAGGAGGCTTCGGGGAGTGAAGGAAGGCCGGAGAGACTCAGGTGGCTTCAGAGACCGTGAGCGTGGTGACAGTTATGCCAACGGAGCCAACAAGACCTATGGCAGTGCCTATGGGAgcccaaattctgcttttgggGCAGCACAGAGCCAGTATGGCTACACTCAAGGGAGCTATGGAGCAGCTGCCTATGGCACGAGTGGCTATGGCACTGCAGAGTACAGTGCTAGTGGCTATGGTGCCAGCACCACAGCTGCCACCGCTGGGAGAACCTCACAAAGCACTACCCAACAGCAGTATGCAGGGATGGTGGGGCGCTCTGGCCAGCAGCCACAGCCTCTCATGTCACAACAGTTTCCTCAGCCTCCTGCCACTAATGTGATGGGCTATATGGGACAGACTGCCACCTACCAGTAtccacccccaccccctcccccacccccctcaCGCAAATGA
- the KDELR3 gene encoding ER lumen protein-retaining receptor 3, with product MNVFRILGDISHLLAIIILLLKILKSKSCAGISGKSQILFALVFTTRYLDLFTTFISLYNTVMKVIFLICAYITVYMIYVKFRKTFDSENDSFRLEFLLVPVTGLSFLENHSFTPLEILWTFSIYLESIAILPQLFMISKTGEAETITTHYLFFLGLYRALYIANWIWRYHTEKFYDQIAVVSGVVQTIFYCDFFYLYVTKVLKGKKLSLPMPV from the exons ATGAACGTCTTCCGGATCCTGGGAGACATCTCCCACTTGCTGGCTATTATCATCCTGCTGCTTAAGATCCTGAAGTCTAAGTCCTGCGCTG GTATCTCCGGGAAAAGTCAGATTCTTTTTGCCCTTGTCTTCACAACTCGCTATCTGGACCTGTTCACAACCTTCATATCTCTCTATAACACCGTGATGAAG GTCATTTTCTTGATATGTGCCTACATCACTGTGTACATGATCTACGTGAAATTCCGGAAAACATTTGACAGTGAGAATGACTCCTTTCGCCTTGAATTCCTCTTGGTCCCTGTCACAGGCTTGTCGTTTCTGGAGAATCACAGCTTTACACCCTTGGAG ATACTCTGGACTTTCTCCATCTACCTGGAGTCAATAGCTATCCTTCCTCAGCTCTTCATGATCAGTAAGACGGGGGAAGCTGAGACCATCACAACACACTACCTTTTCTTCCTGGGCCTCTACCGTGCTCTCTACATTGCCAACTGGATCTGGCGCTACCACACAGAGAAATTCTATGACCAGATTGCAGTAGTTTCTGGGGTGGTACAAACCATCTTCTACTGTGATTTCTTCTATCTCTACGTTACCAAAG tcctaaaaggaaaaaagctaagTCTTCCAATGCCTGTTTGA